Proteins encoded within one genomic window of Brienomyrus brachyistius isolate T26 chromosome 22, BBRACH_0.4, whole genome shotgun sequence:
- the LOC125717599 gene encoding G-protein coupled receptor 4-like, with protein MNGQLVVNDTYNVLVNATLPPANSTMNGIGNTTAKPISVFDGCEEMFAAILFDLCVQVFNVFLGLPANILVMVTIYRNRREPSTSDMFIFPLAFMDAYFGVMVPISFLNLYYWQSVQGWRAIKFAYGIKDTSGPLLLSCICMDRFLAVLFPITFSRLKSHKYRLSCSGLVLLLTFTYATAKTTDRVPHFERIFTGEILTVFTLMVLCNLSILWALQRSRAGRDEMHPMKKKAFKMVLSILAIIIFNYLPPVALFPFQDSYNPDVFRCYVQPVGFAFVNISSSMQPLIYLSRLEKLPCISDACRQSCAPKKKGEAPPT; from the coding sequence ATGAATGGACAACTTGTTGTCAATGACACCTACAATGTTCTCGTCAACGCTACACTGCCCCCCGCCAACAGCACGATGAACGGCATAGGCAACACGACGGCGAAGCCCATCAGCGTCTTTGATGGCTGCGAAGAGATGTTCGCCGCAATTCTGTTTGACCTGTGCGTGCAGGTCTTCAACGTCTTTCTGGGCTTGCCTGCCAACATCCTAGTCATGGTGACCATCTACAGGAACCGACGGGAGCCCTCTACCTCGGACATGTTCATCTTCCCCCTGGCTTTCATGGATGCCTACTTTGGTGTCATGGTGCCCATCTCCTTCCTGAACTTATACTACTGGCAAAGTGTACAAGGCTGGAGGGCCATCAAGTTCGCCTACGGGATCAAAGACACCAGTGGCCCCCTCCTCCTCTCCTGCATCTGCATGGACCGCTTTCTGGCTGTGCTCTTCCCCATCACCTTTAGCCGCCTGAAATCCCATAAATACCGATTGTCCTGCTCTGGGCTGGTCTTGCTGCTCACCTTCACCTATGCCACCGCCAAGACCACGGACAGGGTTCCCCACTTTGAGAGAATCTTCACAGGAGAGATCCTGACCGTATTCACCCTCATGGTGCTGTGCAACCTCTCCATCCTCTGGGCACTACAACGCTCAAGGGCGGGCCGTGACGAGATGCACCCGATGAAGAAGAAAGCCTTCAAGATGGTGCTCTCCATCCTGGCCATAATCATCTTCAACTACCTGCCTCCCGTGGCCCTGTTTCCCTTCCAGGATAGCTACAACCCCGACGTTTTCCGCTGCTATGTGCAGCCGGTCGGCTTCGCATTCGttaacatcagcagcagcatgCAACCTCTCATCTACCTGTCCCGCCTGGAGAAGCTGCCCTGCATCAGCGACGCCTGCAGACAGAGCTGCGCCCCAAAAAAGAAAGGCGAGGCTCCGCCCACATAG
- the tubb4bl gene encoding tubulin beta-4B chain: MREIVHLQAGQCGNQIGAKFWEVISDEHGIDPTGTYHGDSELQLERISVYYNEATGGKYVPRAILVDLEPGTMDSVRSGPFGQIFRPDNYVFGQSGAGNNWAKGHYTEGAELVDSVLDVVRKEAESCDCLQGFQLTHSLGGGTGSGMGTLLISKIREEYPDRIMNTFSVVPSPKVSDTVVEPYNATLSVHQLVENTDETYCIDNEALYDICFRTLKLTTPTYGDLNHLVSATMSGVTTCLRFPGQLNADLRKLAVNMVPFPRLHFFMPGFAPLTSRGSQQYRALSVPELTQQMFDAKNMMAACDPRHGRYLTVAAVFRGRMSMKEVDEQMLNVQNKNSSYFVEWIPNNVKTAVCDIPPRGLKMAATFIGNSTAIQELFKRISEQFTAMFRRKAFLHWYTGEGMDEMEFTEAESNMNDLVSEYQQYQDATAEEGEFEEEGEEEVA, encoded by the exons ATGCGCGAAATAGTGCATCTCCAGGCTGGACAATGCGGGAATCAAATCGGGGCGAAG TTCTGGGAAGTCATCAGTGATGAACACGGCATCGACCCCACAGGAACATACCACGGGGACAGCGAGCTGCAGCTCGAGAGGATCAGCGTGTACTACAACGAGGCCACAG GAGGAAAGTATGTCCCTCGAGCCATCCTGGTGGACCTGGAGCCCGGCACTATGGACTCTGTGCGATCCGGACCCTTTGGACAGATCTTTAGGCCCGACAACTATGTGTTTG GCCAAAGCGGAGCTGGCAACAACTGGGCCAAGGGGCACTACACAGAGGGGGCGGAGCTGGTGGATTCGGTGCTGGACGTGGTGAGGAAGGAGGCGGAGAGCTGCGACTGCCTGCAGGGCTTCCAGCTGACACACTCGCTGGGCGGGGGCACCGGCTCGGGCATGGGCACCCTGCTCATCAGCAAGATCCGCGAGGAGTACCCCGACCGCATCATGAACACCTTCAGCGTGGTGCCCTCCCCCAAGGTGTCCGACACCGTGGTGGAGCCCTACAACGCCACGCTCTCCGTGCACCAGCTAGTGGAGAACACAGACGAGACCTACTGCATCGACAACGAGGCTCTGTATGACATCTGCTTCCGCACGCTGAAGCTGACCACGCCCACCTACGGCGACCTCAATCACCTGGTGTCGGCCACCATGAGCGGCGTCACCACCTGCCTGCGCTTCCCCGGCCAGCTCAATGCTGACCTCCGCAAGCTGGCCGTCAACATGGTTCCCTTCCCCCGCCTTCACTTCTTCATGCCCGGCTTCGCTCCcctcaccagcagggggagccagcAGTACCGCGCCCTGTCCGTCCCAGAGCTCACCCAGCAGATGTTCGACGCCAAGAACATGATGGCCGCCTGCGACCCGCGTCACGGCCGCTACCTGACGGTGGCCGCCGTCTTCCGAGGCCGCATGTCCATGAAGGAGGTGGATGAGCAGATGCTGAACGTGCAGAACAAGAACAGCAGCTACTTCGTGGAATGGATCCCCAACAACGTCAAGACGGCCGTCTGCGACATCCCGCCCCGCGGCCTCAAGATGGCCGCCACCTTTATCGGCAACAGCACGGCCATCCAGGAGCTCTTCAAGCGCATCTCCGAGCAGTTCACCGCCATGTTCCGTCGCAAGGCCTTCTTGCACTGGTACACTGGCGAGGGCATGGATGAGATGGAGTTCACCGAGGCGGAGAGCAACATGAACGACCTGGTGTCCGAGTACCAGCAGTACCAGGATGCCACAGCTGAGGAGGGTGAGTTCGAAGAGGAAGGTGAAGAGGAAGTCGCTTAA
- the crb3a gene encoding protein crumbs homolog 3a: MRPRSQKKMVTALLVLVQLLVLWSTVILGNSTMVMETTSKSSSTTNIAAIVAPSVVLGVLAIIVVVLVVFFCIIRKKRQTEGTYHPSAEEQTGTRSVQTPDALKLPKEERLI; encoded by the exons ATGAGGCCGCGATCCCAGAAGAAAATGGTGACTGCATTGCTGGTGCTGGTCCAGCTGCTGGTTCTGTGGAGTACAGTGATTCTGG GCAACTCCACCATGGTAATGGAAACCACCAGCAAGTCCAGTTCG ACGACCAACATCGCAGCCATCGTCGCGCCCAGCGTGGTCCTGGGCGTGCTGGCCATCATCGTCGTAGTGCTGGTGGTCTTCTTCTGCATAATCCGCAAGAAGCGGCAGACGGAGGGAACGTACCATCCCAGCGCCGAGGAGCAGACGGGGACCAGGAGTGTGCAGACGCCCGACGCACTCAAGCTGCCTAAGGAGGAACGGCTCATCTGA